One genomic segment of Natrononativus amylolyticus includes these proteins:
- a CDS encoding CDC48 family AAA ATPase: MRLTVKPLKQKDAGRGLAAIDRASMRELDLENGDYILIQGKGDAQTVARVWPGYPEDEGRTVIRIDGRLRQEANVGIDDRVTVEAADVSAASSVTVALPQNLRIRGDIGPLVRDKLSGQAVTEGQTVPFSLSFGPMASSGQSVPLKIASTQPSGMVVITDSTSIQISETPAEQISAGPGGSTEGVPNVTYEDIGGLDDELDQVREMIELPMRHPELFQQLGIEPPKGVLLHGPPGTGKTLMAKAVANEIDADFQTISGPEIMSKYYGESEEQLREVFEEAEENAPAIVFIDELDSIAAKREDAGGDVERRVVAQLLSLMDGLEERGRVTVIAATNRVDAIDPALRRGGRFDREIEIGVPDKEGRKEILQVHTRGMPLSDSVNLEQYAENTHGFVGADLESLARESAMNALRRIRPELDLESEEIDADVLESLRVTERDFKEALKGIQPSALREVFVEVPDVTWEDVGGLSDTKERLRETIQWPLDYPEVFEAMDMQAAKGVLMFGPPGTGKTLLAKAVANEAQSNFISIKGPELLNKYVGESEKGVREVFEKARSNAPTVIFFDEIDSIATERGQRTGDSGVGERVVSQLLTELDGLEELEDVVVIATTNRPDLIDKALLRPGRLDRHVHVPVPEEDGRRKIFEVHTRNKPLAEAVDLDDLASRTEGYVGADIEAVCREASMAATREFIESVSSEEMADTVGNVRISMDHFEHALEEVQPSVTAETRERYEEIEEQFQTSEPEASKDVGRTFQ; this comes from the coding sequence ATGAGACTCACCGTCAAACCACTCAAACAGAAGGACGCAGGGCGCGGACTCGCCGCGATCGACCGCGCGTCGATGCGCGAGCTCGACCTCGAGAACGGGGATTACATCCTCATCCAGGGCAAGGGCGACGCCCAGACCGTCGCCCGCGTCTGGCCGGGGTACCCCGAGGATGAGGGACGAACCGTCATCCGGATCGACGGCCGCCTGCGCCAGGAGGCCAACGTCGGGATCGACGATCGCGTGACCGTCGAGGCCGCGGACGTCTCCGCCGCCTCGTCGGTGACCGTGGCGCTGCCACAGAACCTCCGAATCCGGGGCGACATCGGCCCGCTCGTGCGCGACAAGCTGAGCGGTCAGGCCGTCACGGAGGGCCAGACGGTGCCGTTCTCGCTCTCGTTCGGTCCGATGGCGAGTTCGGGCCAGTCCGTGCCGCTGAAGATCGCCAGCACGCAGCCGAGCGGGATGGTCGTCATCACTGACTCGACGAGCATCCAGATCTCCGAAACGCCGGCCGAGCAGATCTCGGCGGGCCCGGGCGGCTCGACCGAGGGCGTCCCGAACGTTACCTACGAGGACATCGGCGGACTGGACGACGAACTCGACCAGGTCCGCGAGATGATCGAGCTGCCGATGCGCCACCCGGAGCTGTTCCAGCAGCTCGGCATCGAGCCGCCGAAGGGCGTCCTCCTGCACGGTCCGCCGGGCACCGGGAAGACGCTGATGGCGAAGGCGGTCGCCAACGAGATCGACGCCGACTTCCAGACGATCTCCGGGCCGGAGATCATGTCGAAGTACTACGGCGAGAGCGAGGAGCAGCTTCGCGAGGTCTTCGAGGAGGCCGAGGAGAACGCCCCGGCGATCGTCTTCATCGACGAACTCGACTCCATCGCGGCCAAGCGCGAGGACGCCGGCGGCGACGTCGAGCGCCGCGTCGTCGCCCAGCTCCTCTCGCTGATGGACGGCCTCGAGGAGCGCGGCCGGGTCACCGTCATCGCCGCGACGAACCGCGTCGACGCGATCGACCCCGCGCTTCGCCGGGGCGGTCGCTTCGATCGCGAGATCGAGATCGGCGTCCCCGACAAGGAGGGTCGAAAGGAGATCCTGCAGGTCCACACCCGCGGGATGCCGCTCTCTGACTCCGTGAACTTAGAGCAGTACGCCGAGAACACCCACGGCTTCGTCGGCGCCGACCTCGAGAGCCTCGCCCGCGAGAGCGCGATGAACGCCCTGCGTCGCATCCGCCCCGAACTCGACCTCGAGTCCGAGGAGATCGACGCGGACGTCCTCGAGTCGCTTCGCGTGACCGAGCGGGACTTCAAGGAGGCGTTAAAGGGCATCCAGCCCTCCGCGCTCCGCGAGGTGTTCGTCGAGGTGCCCGACGTCACCTGGGAGGACGTCGGCGGCCTCTCGGACACCAAAGAACGCCTGCGCGAGACGATTCAGTGGCCCCTCGACTACCCCGAGGTGTTCGAGGCGATGGATATGCAGGCCGCCAAGGGCGTGCTCATGTTCGGCCCGCCGGGCACCGGGAAGACGCTGCTCGCCAAAGCGGTGGCGAACGAGGCCCAGTCGAACTTCATCTCGATCAAGGGCCCCGAGCTGCTGAACAAGTACGTCGGAGAGAGCGAGAAGGGCGTCCGCGAGGTCTTCGAGAAGGCCCGCTCGAACGCCCCGACCGTGATCTTCTTCGACGAGATCGACTCGATCGCGACCGAACGCGGTCAGCGCACCGGCGACTCCGGCGTCGGCGAGCGCGTCGTCAGCCAGCTGCTCACGGAGCTAGACGGCCTCGAGGAGCTCGAGGACGTCGTCGTGATCGCCACGACCAACCGCCCGGACCTGATCGACAAGGCGCTACTCCGCCCGGGGCGGCTCGACCGCCACGTCCACGTTCCGGTTCCCGAAGAGGACGGCCGCCGGAAGATCTTCGAGGTTCACACGCGCAACAAGCCGCTGGCCGAAGCGGTCGACCTCGACGACCTCGCCTCGCGCACCGAGGGGTACGTCGGCGCCGACATCGAGGCCGTCTGCCGGGAGGCCTCGATGGCCGCCACGCGGGAGTTCATCGAGTCCGTCTCCTCCGAGGAGATGGCCGACACCGTCGGGAACGTCCGCATCAGCATGGACCACTTCGAGCACGCCTTAGAGGAGGTCCAGCCGAGCGTGACCGCCGAGACGCGCGAACGCTACGAGGAGATCGAAGAGCAGTTCCAGACCTCCGAACCCGAGGCGAGCAAGGACGTCGGACGGACCTTCCAGTAG
- a CDS encoding acyl-CoA dehydrogenase family protein, translated as MELTDEQAAIRDVVRRFATEEIRPTAIEADRDEAFPEDVWDGLAELDLTSLTVPEEYGGYDADPVTYSLVNEEVAYGMLAVATALSVHCLATSCIAEFGGDEQKARWLPEMAAGRPVGAFGLSEPHAGSNPAEMTTEAVREGDEYVINGEKQWITNGQRAGVIILFAKTDRTDPSTITQFVVPADADGLTVGEKEDKLGLRASDTTALTFDDVRIPAENRLTEEGRGLSAAFHILTGGRIGIASQSVGLAQCALEEALAYSQEREQFGEPIAEIQTIRHKLAEMATRTEAARQLTRYAARRRADGDGALEASMAKYLASEAAMHVTNEAVQIHGGYGYVTEGEVERLYRDAKITEIYEGTTEIQKKVIARHLLG; from the coding sequence ATGGAGCTCACCGACGAGCAGGCGGCGATCCGAGACGTCGTACGCCGGTTCGCAACCGAGGAGATTCGACCGACGGCGATAGAGGCCGACCGCGACGAGGCGTTTCCCGAGGACGTCTGGGACGGCCTCGCGGAGCTGGACCTCACGAGTCTGACGGTACCCGAGGAGTACGGCGGCTACGACGCGGACCCGGTCACGTACAGCCTCGTCAACGAGGAGGTCGCCTACGGGATGCTCGCGGTGGCGACCGCGCTGTCGGTCCACTGTCTCGCGACCTCCTGTATCGCCGAGTTCGGCGGCGACGAGCAGAAAGCGCGCTGGCTCCCCGAGATGGCCGCGGGGCGGCCGGTCGGCGCGTTCGGGCTCTCGGAACCCCACGCCGGCTCGAACCCCGCGGAGATGACGACCGAGGCGGTCCGGGAGGGAGACGAGTACGTGATCAACGGCGAGAAGCAGTGGATCACCAACGGCCAGCGCGCCGGCGTGATCATCCTCTTCGCGAAGACCGACCGAACTGACCCGTCGACGATCACCCAGTTCGTCGTCCCGGCCGACGCCGACGGACTCACCGTCGGCGAGAAGGAGGACAAGCTCGGGCTCCGGGCGAGCGACACGACCGCGCTGACGTTCGACGACGTCCGCATTCCCGCGGAGAACCGCCTCACCGAGGAGGGGCGGGGACTCTCGGCGGCGTTTCACATCCTCACCGGCGGCCGGATCGGCATCGCCTCACAGTCGGTCGGCCTCGCCCAGTGCGCCCTCGAGGAGGCGCTCGCGTACAGCCAGGAGCGCGAGCAGTTCGGCGAACCGATCGCGGAGATCCAGACGATCCGGCACAAGCTCGCCGAGATGGCGACGCGAACCGAGGCCGCCCGCCAGCTCACCCGCTACGCCGCCCGCAGACGAGCCGACGGCGACGGCGCCCTCGAGGCGAGCATGGCGAAGTACCTCGCGAGCGAGGCGGCGATGCACGTCACCAACGAGGCGGTCCAGATCCACGGGGGCTACGGCTACGTCACCGAAGGGGAGGTCGAACGGCTCTACCGGGACGCGAAGATCACCGAGATCTACGAGGGGACGACCGAGATCCAGAAGAAGGTGATCGCCCGGCACTTGCTCGGGTGA
- a CDS encoding HAD family hydrolase, whose product MTEYDAVVYDLDGTLVDLDVDWTSVALDVLELYAGAGASPPSEDLWELLAASSENGLGPEVESAIAAHEREGARTSRRLAHADELRERPVPIGVCSLNCEDACRIALEKHGLLEAVDAIVGRDSVGTRKPDPEPLLATVRELSATPDRTLFIGDSARDERTAERAGTAFSYVGDGPSGY is encoded by the coding sequence GTGACCGAGTACGATGCCGTCGTCTACGATCTGGATGGAACGCTCGTCGACCTGGACGTCGACTGGACCTCCGTCGCGCTCGACGTACTGGAGCTGTACGCCGGCGCCGGCGCCAGCCCCCCGAGCGAGGACCTCTGGGAGCTACTCGCCGCCTCGAGCGAGAACGGTCTCGGCCCGGAAGTCGAGTCGGCGATCGCCGCCCACGAGCGGGAGGGCGCCCGGACCTCGAGGCGGCTCGCACACGCCGACGAACTCAGAGAGCGGCCGGTTCCGATCGGCGTCTGCTCGCTGAACTGCGAGGACGCCTGCCGGATCGCCCTCGAGAAACACGGACTGCTCGAGGCCGTCGACGCGATCGTCGGGCGCGATTCCGTCGGAACGCGGAAACCGGACCCGGAGCCGCTGCTGGCGACGGTCAGGGAGCTGTCGGCGACCCCCGATCGGACGCTGTTCATCGGCGACTCGGCTCGAGACGAGCGGACGGCAGAACGGGCCGGAACGGCGTTCTCCTACGTCGGCGACGGCCCCTCGGGGTACTGA
- a CDS encoding helix-turn-helix domain-containing protein encodes MHSSPLPHDERTAMIIAEYTLDHPILRQTLRDVPGLEVRWEDSYADSDGRMRMLAWFDCDDVEAAAAALEADSTVAQPTVLAEAGGRRLYRFELVGEGAQSSIMPVLVEGGGVHQELVGTRDGWRNRTRFPDREAFERVFQFCQTNEIGFTFDRIYELSNWPEASATGLSDAQLETLVEAVRCGYLDIPRRSSLAELGELLGISESAASERFRRGVKTLIQETVDG; translated from the coding sequence ATGCACTCGTCGCCTCTGCCACACGACGAACGAACCGCTATGATCATCGCCGAGTACACGCTCGATCACCCCATACTTCGGCAAACGTTACGGGACGTGCCCGGCCTCGAGGTCCGCTGGGAGGACTCGTACGCCGATTCGGATGGCCGGATGCGCATGCTCGCCTGGTTCGATTGCGACGACGTCGAGGCGGCGGCCGCGGCGCTCGAGGCGGACTCGACGGTCGCTCAACCCACCGTTCTCGCGGAGGCTGGCGGACGGCGACTGTATCGGTTCGAGTTAGTCGGCGAGGGGGCGCAGTCGAGCATCATGCCGGTCCTGGTCGAAGGGGGCGGCGTCCACCAGGAGCTCGTGGGCACTCGAGACGGGTGGCGCAATCGAACGCGGTTTCCCGACCGGGAGGCGTTCGAGCGAGTGTTTCAGTTCTGTCAGACCAACGAGATCGGGTTTACGTTCGATCGAATCTACGAGCTGTCGAACTGGCCCGAAGCGAGCGCGACCGGCTTATCCGACGCGCAACTCGAGACGCTCGTCGAGGCGGTCAGGTGCGGCTATCTCGACATCCCGCGCCGGTCGTCCCTGGCCGAACTCGGCGAGCTGCTCGGGATCTCCGAGAGCGCCGCCTCGGAGCGGTTCAGGAGGGGCGTAAAAACGCTAATTCAGGAGACGGTCGACGGGTAG
- a CDS encoding DUF5822 domain-containing protein, with product MPEPVETATPEGVDYGWVMQVTFVTTILLGAPFVALLSTTVELSTWSARAEFAIRVGAVVWIVVALAVFAYAKRTQE from the coding sequence GTGCCAGAACCCGTTGAGACGGCAACGCCCGAGGGGGTCGACTACGGCTGGGTGATGCAGGTGACGTTCGTGACGACGATCCTCCTCGGCGCCCCGTTCGTCGCGCTCCTCTCGACGACCGTCGAGCTGTCGACGTGGTCGGCCCGCGCGGAGTTCGCGATCCGCGTCGGTGCCGTCGTCTGGATCGTCGTCGCGCTGGCCGTCTTCGCCTACGCGAAACGGACCCAGGAGTAA
- a CDS encoding alpha/beta fold hydrolase, with translation METVVNLGRDIAYDHADRGGDAAGLCCIHGSGGSRTVWKSQRRLADSRPVTALDLSGHGASEDIEAEPGYTTLSAYADDVLAVVAETESRVLVGNSLGGAIVLHILLEREFEPDAAVLAGSGARLGVLQDLLEWLETDFERAIEFLHGEDRFFHDPDPRLRELSIEAMRECDRAVTSRDFHTCHEFDVRDRLGEIDVPVLAVCGEYDQLTPPRFHEYLATEIDDAALYEIEDAAHLAMLEQPEAFNHAVAAFLDAHDL, from the coding sequence ATGGAGACGGTTGTGAACCTCGGGCGCGACATCGCCTACGACCACGCCGACCGCGGAGGGGACGCGGCGGGGCTCTGTTGTATCCACGGCAGCGGCGGCTCGCGAACGGTCTGGAAGTCCCAGCGGCGACTCGCGGACAGCCGCCCCGTGACCGCACTCGACCTGAGCGGCCACGGCGCGTCCGAAGATATCGAGGCCGAACCCGGCTACACGACCCTCTCGGCGTACGCCGACGACGTGCTCGCGGTCGTCGCGGAGACGGAGTCGCGGGTACTCGTCGGGAACTCCCTCGGCGGTGCGATCGTCCTTCACATCCTGCTGGAGCGGGAGTTCGAGCCGGACGCCGCCGTTCTCGCCGGGAGCGGTGCGCGCCTCGGCGTCCTGCAGGATCTCCTCGAGTGGCTCGAGACGGACTTCGAGCGCGCGATCGAGTTCCTTCACGGCGAGGACCGGTTCTTCCACGACCCGGACCCCCGCCTGCGCGAGCTCTCGATCGAGGCGATGCGCGAGTGCGACCGGGCGGTGACCAGTCGTGACTTTCACACCTGCCACGAGTTCGACGTCCGCGACCGGTTAGGCGAGATCGACGTCCCCGTCCTCGCCGTCTGCGGCGAGTACGATCAGCTCACGCCGCCGCGATTCCACGAGTACCTCGCGACCGAGATCGACGATGCCGCGCTCTACGAGATCGAGGACGCGGCCCACCTGGCGATGCTCGAGCAACCCGAGGCGTTCAACCACGCCGTCGCCGCATTTCTGGACGCACACGACCTGTAG
- a CDS encoding PAS domain-containing sensor histidine kinase, with amino-acid sequence MDERPEPTGSHEDPGDGSEALSQFHAVAGAVSDAVGQLDADGRFVAVSDDLLERTGYAREELLGAHVSALFDDETAALLESDDGASAEAGSVTAVEGTLRTASGRPVGCELRRAPITVDGTGGSSVLAVSASPDRPGEPPVPQDTYEAIAGVLDEADVGVFVLDSEFEVAWINETTEEYFDLERTDVLGRNKRRLIDEAIRDVVVEPASFADTVLSTYEDNSHVTRFECRLRPEGGTERWVEHRSRPITTGRYAGGRIELYYDITERKRSERHLNEREQQLASIIDAVSEYAIFMLEPDGTVATWNEGARRIKGYDAEEIIGEHFSTFYTDGDTEDGTPTRNLATAARSGSIEDEGWRVRKDGTRFWADVVITAIHGEDGSLEGFAKVTRDLTGRREYEEQLKRERDQTQQLLETSPIAISVRDGDGTLLTTNERAQELLGLSEREIAEQPDDIDEWTVFDADGEPITPDQRPWARVRETGERVVDEEFGLERPSGERTWLSVNAAPLFGPDGELDRIITAAEDITVLKEHERELETELSEILGRVSDAFYALDREFRFTHVNDRAEKLLQHTEEELLGECLWDVFPEAADQEAVWDSFHTALETQEQTSYELYFSPLGFWVEANIYPSETGVSVYFRDVSDRIERERELEASERRYRTLAEQFPNGIVALYDDDLTFTLAAGRAFEKLEYDACDLEGERLETAFDDVADVLEPVYRDALAGEPQSIEIEHADRQWLIHTTPVTDEHGEPFAGMVMSQDITERKEREQKLENFASVVSHGLRNPLGIAQVYLNMAREDGDPESFEQVEQALDRMETIIDNLLTTALEGRTVSEPAPISLAATVEAAWQNVETADATLEVTATDTILADGDQLQSALENVLRNAISYGGDDVEVRVGPLEGGFYVEDSGPGIPPEDRTDVFEYGYSSQSGTGIGLAVVRDIVEAHGWTVSVTEGSDGGARFEIRGVERHDASDGDGERSD; translated from the coding sequence ATGGACGAGCGACCGGAGCCAACGGGGTCACACGAGGATCCGGGCGACGGGAGCGAGGCGCTGTCACAGTTTCACGCAGTCGCCGGAGCGGTCTCCGACGCGGTCGGCCAACTCGACGCCGACGGCCGTTTCGTCGCCGTCAGTGACGACCTCCTCGAGCGGACCGGCTACGCCCGCGAGGAGCTTCTGGGGGCGCACGTCTCCGCGCTGTTCGACGACGAGACGGCAGCGTTGCTCGAGAGCGACGACGGAGCGAGCGCCGAAGCGGGCAGCGTGACGGCGGTAGAGGGAACCTTGCGAACCGCCTCGGGACGCCCCGTCGGGTGCGAACTGCGCCGGGCGCCGATCACGGTCGACGGGACGGGGGGCAGTTCGGTTCTCGCTGTCAGCGCGTCGCCGGATCGACCCGGAGAGCCTCCCGTCCCCCAGGACACCTACGAGGCGATCGCCGGCGTCCTCGACGAGGCCGATGTCGGCGTCTTCGTCCTCGATTCGGAGTTCGAGGTCGCCTGGATCAACGAGACCACGGAGGAGTACTTCGACCTCGAGCGCACGGACGTGCTGGGGCGCAACAAGCGCCGCCTCATCGACGAGGCGATACGGGACGTCGTCGTCGAACCCGCCTCGTTCGCGGATACCGTCCTCTCGACGTACGAAGACAACAGCCACGTCACGCGGTTCGAGTGTCGGTTGCGGCCCGAGGGCGGAACCGAGCGGTGGGTCGAACACCGGAGCAGGCCGATCACCACCGGCCGGTACGCCGGCGGCCGGATCGAACTCTACTACGACATCACGGAGCGAAAGCGCTCCGAGCGACATCTGAACGAGCGCGAACAGCAGCTGGCGTCGATCATCGACGCGGTCAGCGAGTACGCGATCTTCATGCTCGAGCCCGACGGGACCGTCGCGACGTGGAACGAGGGCGCCAGACGGATCAAGGGCTACGACGCCGAGGAGATCATCGGCGAACACTTCTCGACGTTCTACACCGACGGGGACACCGAAGACGGAACGCCGACCCGGAACCTGGCGACGGCCGCGCGGTCGGGCTCCATCGAGGACGAGGGCTGGCGCGTCCGCAAGGACGGCACCCGGTTCTGGGCGGACGTCGTGATCACCGCGATCCACGGCGAAGACGGCTCACTCGAGGGGTTCGCGAAGGTCACCCGCGACCTGACCGGACGCCGGGAGTACGAAGAACAGCTCAAACGCGAACGCGACCAGACACAGCAGCTGCTCGAGACGTCACCGATCGCGATCTCGGTCCGGGACGGGGACGGCACGCTGCTCACGACCAACGAACGCGCCCAGGAGCTGCTCGGACTGAGCGAGCGCGAGATCGCCGAACAGCCGGACGACATCGACGAGTGGACGGTGTTCGACGCGGACGGGGAGCCGATCACTCCCGACCAACGGCCCTGGGCCCGTGTCCGCGAAACGGGCGAGCGGGTCGTCGACGAGGAGTTCGGGCTCGAACGACCCAGCGGCGAGCGGACGTGGCTCTCGGTGAACGCCGCGCCGCTGTTCGGCCCCGACGGCGAACTCGACCGCATCATCACCGCCGCCGAGGACATCACCGTACTCAAAGAACACGAGCGCGAACTCGAGACCGAACTGAGCGAGATCCTCGGGCGCGTCTCCGACGCGTTCTACGCGCTCGACCGCGAGTTCCGCTTTACCCACGTCAACGACCGCGCCGAGAAACTGCTGCAGCACACCGAAGAAGAGCTGCTCGGGGAGTGTCTCTGGGACGTCTTCCCGGAGGCCGCCGACCAGGAGGCGGTCTGGGACAGCTTCCACACGGCACTCGAGACGCAAGAACAGACGAGCTACGAACTCTACTTCTCGCCGCTCGGCTTCTGGGTCGAAGCGAACATCTACCCCTCCGAGACCGGCGTCTCGGTGTACTTCCGCGACGTCTCCGATCGAATCGAGCGCGAACGGGAGCTCGAAGCGTCCGAGCGGCGCTACAGGACCCTCGCAGAGCAGTTCCCGAACGGGATCGTGGCGCTTTACGACGACGACCTCACGTTCACGCTCGCGGCGGGTCGGGCGTTCGAGAAACTCGAGTACGACGCCTGCGACCTCGAGGGCGAACGGCTGGAGACCGCGTTCGACGATGTCGCCGACGTCCTCGAGCCCGTCTACCGGGACGCCCTCGCGGGCGAACCGCAGTCGATCGAGATCGAACACGCGGATCGACAGTGGCTCATTCACACCACGCCGGTCACCGACGAGCACGGCGAACCGTTCGCCGGAATGGTGATGTCTCAGGACATCACCGAGCGAAAGGAGCGCGAGCAAAAACTCGAGAACTTCGCGAGCGTCGTCTCCCACGGCCTGCGTAATCCGCTGGGAATCGCCCAGGTCTACCTGAACATGGCCCGAGAGGACGGCGATCCCGAGAGCTTCGAGCAGGTCGAGCAGGCCCTCGACCGGATGGAAACGATCATCGACAACCTGCTGACGACCGCCCTCGAGGGACGAACCGTCTCGGAACCGGCGCCGATCTCGCTGGCGGCGACCGTCGAGGCCGCCTGGCAGAACGTCGAAACGGCCGACGCCACCCTCGAGGTGACGGCCACGGATACGATTCTCGCCGACGGTGATCAGCTACAGTCGGCCCTCGAGAACGTGTTGCGAAACGCGATCTCCTACGGCGGCGACGACGTCGAGGTCCGCGTCGGCCCCCTCGAAGGCGGCTTCTACGTCGAGGACTCCGGACCGGGTATCCCCCCGGAAGACCGCACCGACGTCTTCGAGTACGGCTACTCCTCACAGAGCGGCACCGGGATCGGCCTCGCGGTCGTCCGCGACATCGTCGAGGCCCACGGCTGGACGGTTTCGGTGACTGAGGGAAGCGACGGCGGCGCAAGGTTCGAGATCCGCGGCGTCGAGCGTCACGACGCGTCCGACGGGGACGGCGAGCGATCCGACTGA
- the panB gene encoding 3-methyl-2-oxobutanoate hydroxymethyltransferase — protein MPTVRDVRAKAGEEPITMLTAYDAPTAAIVDAAGTDIILVGDSVANTTLGYETTVPLTVDDVARHVGAVSRATEEALVVADMPFLSFGVDERESLENAGRMLKEEGAQAVKLECGPHTVSLTERMVQLGIPVMAHLGLTPQHVNQYGGFPRQGTDEESAKRILELARAHEDAGAFSLVLEHVPSNVAAQVTEALEIPTIGIGAGPDCDGQVLVFHDVVGLSEWSPSFSKQFGDVRAEMESAVGAYVSAVDDGEFPAEEHSHEQAELDDIY, from the coding sequence ATGCCCACCGTACGGGACGTGCGAGCGAAGGCGGGGGAGGAACCGATCACCATGCTGACGGCCTACGACGCGCCGACGGCGGCGATCGTCGACGCCGCGGGGACGGATATCATCCTCGTCGGCGACAGCGTCGCCAACACCACCCTCGGCTACGAGACGACCGTCCCCCTCACGGTCGACGACGTGGCCAGACACGTCGGCGCCGTCTCCCGTGCGACCGAGGAGGCCCTCGTCGTCGCCGATATGCCGTTTCTCTCGTTCGGCGTCGACGAACGGGAGAGCCTCGAGAACGCCGGCCGGATGCTCAAAGAGGAGGGCGCCCAGGCCGTCAAACTCGAGTGCGGTCCCCACACCGTCTCGCTCACCGAGCGGATGGTCCAGCTGGGCATTCCGGTGATGGCCCACCTCGGGCTCACCCCACAGCACGTCAACCAGTACGGCGGGTTCCCTCGCCAGGGGACCGACGAGGAGTCGGCCAAACGGATCCTCGAGCTGGCGCGCGCCCACGAGGACGCCGGGGCGTTCTCGCTGGTGCTCGAGCACGTTCCCTCGAACGTCGCCGCCCAGGTGACCGAGGCGCTCGAGATCCCGACGATCGGGATCGGCGCGGGGCCGGACTGCGACGGCCAGGTGCTCGTCTTCCACGACGTCGTCGGGCTCAGCGAGTGGAGCCCGTCGTTCTCGAAGCAGTTCGGGGACGTCCGCGCGGAGATGGAGTCCGCGGTCGGAGCCTACGTCTCGGCCGTCGACGACGGCGAGTTCCCGGCCGAAGAGCACAGCCACGAGCAGGCGGAGCTCGACGACATCTACTGA
- a CDS encoding DUF7127 family protein: MTLEQLARDDGHMVRQYQYDDETVLAIDFGGSDAAVDVADGTVIVVTADDQYEFDLPDHATDAHTFIKNGVLTIEMEADA; encoded by the coding sequence ATGACTCTCGAACAACTCGCCCGCGACGACGGGCACATGGTTCGGCAGTACCAGTACGACGACGAAACCGTGCTGGCGATCGACTTCGGCGGCAGCGATGCGGCCGTGGACGTCGCCGACGGAACGGTCATCGTCGTCACGGCGGACGACCAGTACGAGTTCGACCTCCCCGACCACGCGACCGACGCGCACACGTTTATCAAAAACGGCGTGCTCACTATCGAGATGGAGGCAGACGCATGA